Part of the Nicotiana sylvestris chromosome 5, ASM39365v2, whole genome shotgun sequence genome is shown below.
TGGTTAATTAATGACCAGGTTCCTTCTGCTTTCTCGAGGAAATTTACTCTTGTTTTTGGagatacaatttttttttattttgtaataAACTAAAAGGTTTTGGCTGGTAGAACCTAGTCAAATTATATTTTATGTAAATGTATCCAAAAAGAAGCATAATGGACAAAACTGGAGCAATCAAAGGGATACAGGTAGAAACTTAGTCAAATAATATAAAATCTGCTTTAGAAGTATGTTCCCAAATATAAAATCTGCTTTAGAAATATGTAGTCAAATAATATAAAATGGGCAAAATTGAAATAATCAAAGGGATTACGGATCCAATTCTTGGAGTAACTGAAGTAGTGTAAAAAGCTTGAGGCTATAATAactaataaacaaaaaataagaaaaaggtaaAGAAATTAAGAAAGGAGAAATTACAATATTTTGACTATTTGTAAGTCAAATTATTGAAAAGATGCAACTGAACGAATCAACATTTTATATCTTGAATTTACTTGTTTTGCAAAGATGCAACTCCATCGTTTCAAAATAAgacttaaaataaataataatgagACTTTTCTTTAGGCCTGCAGTTAGGATACGCCACGTGTTATCATCTTATGCATTATGGAAATCTAAAATTCCACCATTATcagttataaataaataaaaagcatATGATATTTCTTGCCGACTCATCCATGATTGGAATTATAGAAGAGTTCGTACCCGGCAATAGAGTATTGTTTTGCGCTCCACGTATGCATAAATGCTAATTCCTTTTCATATTAGCTTTCCAAATGGATGAATCGCAAGAAATATCATGTAACATTTAACCCTCGAATATGTTTGAAGATATCGAAATGATCTTCCATTTCGGAGGAAAATTTACAAAATTCCGTTTCCAACGAGAATTGAATACCTTTCCCTAAGTTCGATCGCATAATCTAACATATGAATATTCTTACTAAAAGAAGACATTTCATGCCATCAGAGAGTATTTGGTCCGGTCACTTAGatattctctttttttcctttgcttGACCTAAAAAAGAATGGGAGCGAAGCAACTTTCCTGTTAATGCCCTTTGTGTCTGTATTAATTTATGATTAGTTTTACTTCAAGTATGAGTTTATTAAAATAAAAGCAGGTGAAAGAGTCTTTCATTTGTGAGAATTAACTTTGATTTGAATTTACAAGAAAAGAAAGACATTTGGACTATCAATGGTTTACTAAGTATATAGTCTTAGTTGTTTGCGAATATGTAGCCACAAGATAAATCTACTAAACATTTTTATCTGAGTTGAGATATTTATCTGATTACTAGTTAAGTTGGAGCGTCTAGCTAACAAATGTTAAGGGGTTATCTATGTATTTGGCCTTTCAATTTCCAAATATTTTCATACTTTAGATAATCAGTAAAATTAATTGACCAATAACTTAATTTCATTACGATAATAGTAAATTATCTGCTCAAAAGGTGATTTCTATATTTCAATTATAAAACTATGTTAGAGGACATTCCAATTGAATCAGATTAGACAATCTACATCAAACTAAAAAAGTGATTGACAACAAAAGAAGTACAATCCCTTCAACAAAGATTTCATAATACCAGATCGCAGCGACAGTAGTTTCTTCTTATTATGGCATTGCAAACTCGTAGATTAATGTCAAATGAAAATTAAGTTTTGTCTGTGTTATCCCTATCAATCCAAACACGGCCATGTTCAGCGACTGTTTTTTCTACACATTAACATATCTTAACTTCCATATGAAAGATACTACAAAGTCCTTGTCTTAGGTGTTGAAGTAAATGAAAAGCCCAACTTAAGGCTAATATTACATAAAATACAACTGTCTTTGATAATCACAATATCGTTCTTTTAGCTATTTTTATGGACAATTCACAGCATCATTTTTACTTTTCAAGAGTTTCAACTGTTCAAGAATTTGATCCTCGAGCTGAGGAAAATTTTCCTAGTGTCTATGGTATCAGTTCAAGACTACATAAATATGTTATTTACTGAACTCGCTGAGGCTAACACTGTCTCCACTACTAACCGGTCGCAAGATAGGCATTCCAAGATCAAATGGTCCTATAGAGTCTTCCTGCAAACAAACATAGGAAAGGAAAATGTTAACTTCTCCTGTTCCTTGACAAGAAGAAAAATTTCAAATGGACACAAGATTAGTTAAAGAGCGGAAATGTACCCATTTGATGCCCTTTAGCCCAACGCTGTTGTCTTCATCAGAAATCCCCCTTGGACGGGAAATGAGGGGTGTCCTTGGTTGCTGAGATGGTTGATCTTGTGCAATCACACTTTGAGTTGTGCACTATAACAACACCAGAATTAAGAAATCGTCAATCCTTccataagaacatcaagaagttATGTAATAATGAAGGAAGCAAGATTAGGAAGCTCCACATTGAGAACTGATCACATGGAAGCAATATTATCAAAAGCCAAAAACTAATGATGGCTAAAATGAAGCTTTTTTAGTCTGGAAACCAGAAAAGATTATAAAGCAACAAACCTCAGGAGCACTAGAGGATGATGGAATTCTGAAAGATTTCGAACTTGTATACTCATGACAATTGCCAGGACCAGCTGTTCCACACGAAGTAGTTGCATTTTCGTTTCCTGATGAAATTTTACGCACTGGAAATGCATGGCATGTCTCTTCAGCATCCAAGATAGACGAGTGCAATTCATGAGATGATGATGGGTGTGAATTTAGGCGGGCAGCTATAAAAGCATCGAGTGAATCAGGAAAAGATGACGTAGGTTGTGAGCTTGGTTTGCCCTCAGTTCCTTGGTCATGTTTTTTTACTTTTTCAAGCAGAGACACCTCAGATAGCAATCCTCCAATGCTCAAATTAGTGAGATTAAAATCCCATGAAAATTTTGACTCACTGTGCTGGCCATAATCTGACGTTTCCTTCAATCCAGATTTGCTTCCTTTTGAAGCTAAATTGCAATCACTAACCTTTCCTTGAGAAGATGCTTCAGAAAAGAAGCTTCCTGAGCTAATAAACGAAGCAAATGAAGATGGCTGCAATCCCACTCTGTTCTCTTGTTTCATTCCAGTAGACATCTTACCCTGCAAAGACACTTCAGACAGCAAGCCTCCAACACTAATATCAGAAACTAACTGGATTGGCTGCAAATCCATTTTAGTTTCCGAGTTGGTGATCTTTCCTTGCAAAGATGCCTCAGACAGCAATCCGCCAATGCTTAAGTTGGTGAAAATATCATCCCATGGACTTGCCATCTTTGCAGGGACATTTTGCTTTCTTGCTCCATCAACCTAGAAAGGAGTATCAAGGACCAAATTCAAGACATATA
Proteins encoded:
- the LOC104222473 gene encoding TSL-kinase interacting protein 1-like — protein: MKRKKSEVHENYSDKENVGSKKATRRIGRQHLNAAGECRNVSAGENDGILPEQAAKVSSQILPRRVTCSPVTKGDAAAGIGSQQLDSHKKIKLQLFPINKSTRQRLEKDGCNPFQELTLSTHKKISSVIKHLNTKWNSSSVGLAELFLFPYNINTENLASEKRWSSKDTNVSAGQVYAAIESPAIFRLRYGWFSDVKLKASEVPDISPPSGTHSQSRGIKRIFAAAMDIGNDKIEGAKLKNEELSKPICMNEQKMPLNIPIDNMVDGARKQNVPAKMASPWDDIFTNLSIGGLLSEASLQGKITNSETKMDLQPIQLVSDISVGGLLSEVSLQGKMSTGMKQENRVGLQPSSFASFISSGSFFSEASSQGKVSDCNLASKGSKSGLKETSDYGQHSESKFSWDFNLTNLSIGGLLSEVSLLEKVKKHDQGTEGKPSSQPTSSFPDSLDAFIAARLNSHPSSSHELHSSILDAEETCHAFPVRKISSGNENATTSCGTAGPGNCHEYTSSKSFRIPSSSSAPECTTQSVIAQDQPSQQPRTPLISRPRGISDEDNSVGLKGIKWEDSIGPFDLGMPILRPVSSGDSVSLSEFSK